A window of the Flavobacterium sangjuense genome harbors these coding sequences:
- a CDS encoding glycoside hydrolase family 43 protein, producing the protein MKKNSIYFLCFFFSSFLFGQESADSFSKSVWVSDNGDGTYTNPIINADYSDPDVIRVGDKFYMTASSFNCIPGLPILESNDLVNWKLINYGLKKQIPSNFYNKAQHGKGVWAPCIRYHNKEFYIYYPDPDYGIYMIKSTKAEGQWSEPILVKKGKGLIDPTPLWDDDGKTYLVYAFAGSRAGIKSVLVGCTMNAEGTVANNDEVLLFDGHQDEPTLEGPKIYKKNGYYYIFAPAGGVATGWQTAFRSKNIYGPYENKKVLDQGASKVNGPHQGAWIQTKSGEDWFIHFQDKGIIGRVVHLQPMKWINDWPIIGIDTNGDGIGEPVSTYKKPNVGKSYPVVYQKESDEFSKPKLDLQWQWHANPQINWGFPSSYGYYMLNCIPKPKKAVNLFDVPNLLLQKFPSEEFTATTKLNVNFNFDEEEAGFLVMGLDYCLLRIKQTESKLYLSQMICLNADKNQAESEAATVLLKGNIVYLQVKALADGICTFLYSEDGTDFKNIGIPFKAREGKWIGSKVGFVAQRNGFINNAGNVKIDWIRFNKI; encoded by the coding sequence ATGAAAAAGAATAGTATTTATTTTTTATGCTTCTTCTTTAGCTCTTTCCTTTTTGGACAGGAGAGTGCAGATTCATTTTCTAAATCGGTCTGGGTTTCGGATAATGGAGATGGAACTTACACCAATCCAATTATAAATGCTGATTATTCTGATCCGGATGTGATTCGTGTGGGTGATAAATTTTATATGACGGCTTCGTCTTTCAATTGTATTCCCGGTCTACCAATTCTTGAATCCAATGATTTGGTCAACTGGAAACTGATTAATTACGGATTAAAAAAGCAAATACCATCTAATTTTTATAATAAAGCGCAACATGGGAAAGGTGTTTGGGCACCATGCATCCGATACCATAACAAAGAATTTTATATCTATTACCCAGATCCTGATTATGGAATTTACATGATCAAATCCACAAAAGCAGAAGGTCAATGGTCAGAACCAATTTTGGTAAAAAAAGGAAAAGGGCTGATAGATCCAACGCCACTTTGGGATGATGATGGAAAAACGTATTTAGTTTATGCTTTTGCAGGAAGTCGCGCAGGAATCAAAAGCGTATTGGTTGGATGTACCATGAATGCTGAAGGAACTGTTGCTAATAATGACGAAGTGCTTTTATTTGATGGTCATCAGGATGAACCAACACTGGAAGGCCCGAAGATTTACAAAAAAAATGGGTACTATTATATTTTTGCGCCGGCTGGTGGAGTAGCTACAGGTTGGCAAACAGCATTCAGGTCAAAAAATATTTATGGTCCTTATGAGAATAAAAAAGTTTTAGATCAGGGAGCATCTAAAGTTAATGGACCGCATCAAGGCGCATGGATTCAAACTAAATCAGGTGAAGATTGGTTTATTCATTTTCAGGACAAAGGTATAATCGGAAGAGTGGTTCATCTGCAGCCAATGAAATGGATTAACGATTGGCCTATAATTGGAATAGATACGAATGGTGATGGAATCGGTGAGCCTGTTTCGACTTATAAAAAACCAAATGTTGGCAAATCCTATCCGGTTGTTTACCAGAAAGAATCGGATGAATTTAGCAAACCAAAGTTAGATTTACAATGGCAATGGCATGCCAACCCTCAAATTAATTGGGGTTTCCCAAGCAGTTACGGATACTATATGCTGAATTGTATTCCAAAACCAAAAAAGGCAGTGAATCTTTTTGATGTACCGAATTTGCTTCTGCAAAAATTCCCATCTGAAGAGTTTACAGCGACTACAAAACTGAATGTCAATTTTAATTTTGATGAAGAAGAGGCAGGATTTTTGGTAATGGGCTTGGATTATTGCTTATTAAGGATAAAACAGACAGAGAGTAAGTTGTATTTATCTCAAATGATATGCTTAAATGCAGATAAAAATCAGGCAGAAAGCGAAGCTGCTACAGTTTTATTAAAAGGTAATATTGTCTACCTACAGGTTAAAGCTCTTGCAGACGGAATTTGTACATTTCTTTACAGTGAAGACGGAACCGATTTTAAAAACATCGGAATTCCTTTTAAAGCCAGAGAAGGGAAATGGATTGGTTCAAAAGTAGGCTTTGTGGCGCAACGCAATGGGTTTATTAATAATGCCGGAAATGTAAAAATAGATTGGATAAGATTTAATAAAATATAA
- the pelA gene encoding pectate lyase, which translates to MIKTATILALVFFTVSCKSVAQDKKAENKEHTKITDWNKFIVSKDDAWFATEEAQNVAENVLLYQRDFGGWPKNTQMQNPLSESEKRQLLDLKSDPNGCTIDNGATVQEMLFLSKINKQQPNEKYKIAFLRGLMYLISAQYGNGGYPQFFPVKKGYAKHITYNDDAMVNVLKLFKEIKDNSGYYSFTPPAEIVSMAQSAFDKGIDCILKTQYKQKGTLTSWCAQHDEVTLLPADARAFELASLSGKESAKITLLLMSIENPSKEIVDAVDAAYNWFEKVKITGIKIENVPTGDGDKKDRVVVNSPDAEPLWARFMDLDTNIPFFCDRDGIKKATLAEIGYERRNGYAWYTNEPKEVLKNYPKWKDKLKN; encoded by the coding sequence ATGATAAAAACAGCGACAATTTTGGCACTTGTGTTTTTTACAGTTTCCTGTAAATCGGTAGCACAGGATAAAAAAGCTGAAAATAAGGAACACACTAAGATAACAGATTGGAACAAATTTATTGTATCCAAAGATGATGCTTGGTTTGCAACAGAAGAAGCACAAAATGTAGCCGAAAACGTTTTATTGTACCAACGCGATTTTGGGGGTTGGCCAAAAAATACCCAAATGCAAAATCCATTATCTGAAAGTGAAAAGAGACAGCTTTTAGATTTGAAATCTGATCCTAATGGCTGTACTATTGATAATGGAGCCACGGTTCAGGAAATGCTTTTTTTATCTAAAATCAATAAGCAGCAGCCGAATGAAAAGTACAAAATTGCTTTCCTTAGAGGGTTGATGTATTTGATTTCTGCTCAATATGGCAATGGAGGTTATCCTCAATTCTTCCCGGTAAAAAAGGGATATGCGAAACACATCACCTACAATGATGATGCGATGGTCAATGTGCTGAAATTATTTAAGGAAATTAAAGACAACTCAGGCTATTATTCATTTACACCTCCAGCAGAAATAGTGTCGATGGCACAGAGCGCTTTTGATAAAGGGATTGACTGTATCCTAAAAACACAATACAAGCAAAAAGGAACATTAACGTCCTGGTGTGCGCAACACGATGAGGTTACGCTGCTTCCTGCTGACGCCAGAGCGTTTGAATTGGCTTCTTTAAGTGGAAAGGAATCAGCAAAAATTACCTTGCTTTTGATGTCGATAGAAAATCCATCTAAAGAAATTGTAGATGCTGTAGATGCTGCTTATAACTGGTTTGAAAAAGTGAAAATCACCGGAATTAAAATCGAAAATGTGCCAACAGGTGATGGTGATAAAAAAGACAGAGTTGTTGTGAATAGCCCTGATGCAGAACCATTATGGGCGCGCTTTATGGATTTGGACACTAACATTCCGTTTTTTTGTGACAGAGATGGGATTAAAAAAGCAACTTTAGCAGAAATTGGATACGAGCGAAGAAATGGATATGCTTGGTATACTAATGAACCAAAAGAAGTTTTAAAGAACTATCCGAAATGGAAAGACAAATTAAAGAATTAG
- a CDS encoding glycoside hydrolase family 88/105 protein: MKNKMSFFKIRTVLNLLMVFIGFNVVAQKEPVSNSIPTDLKWSERMALSEMKRYPEAYQIDEKKEPKWDYVHGLVLTSIEKLYKKTNDKKYYDYIKGYADATIDNDGVVKSYKFDTYNIDMVTAGRILFNLYDTTKDSRYLTVLKQLRKQLQEQPRTASGGFWHKKVYPNQMWLDGLYMGEPFYAQYTVTYENGASLDDIAKQFELIQLHATDKKTGLLYHGWDESKEMPWADKETGCSPNFWSRSIGWYIMALVDVLDYFPKDHPKRNELITYLNNVANAIAKVQDKSGLWYQVTDKGGSEGNYLESSGSSMFAYALAKGANKGYLPKKFKKIACKAFNGLTKKLIKTEADGEITITEACAVAGLGGKPYRDGSYSYYVNERKKDNDPKATGSFILAALELNK; the protein is encoded by the coding sequence ATGAAAAATAAGATGTCTTTTTTTAAAATAAGAACAGTTTTAAATCTTCTAATGGTTTTTATTGGATTCAATGTAGTTGCCCAAAAAGAACCCGTTTCAAATAGTATTCCGACTGATTTAAAATGGTCTGAAAGAATGGCTTTGTCTGAAATGAAACGTTATCCGGAAGCCTATCAAATTGATGAAAAAAAAGAACCTAAATGGGATTACGTTCATGGTTTAGTTTTGACTTCAATAGAGAAATTATACAAAAAGACTAATGATAAAAAATATTACGATTATATAAAAGGTTATGCCGATGCGACTATCGATAATGATGGCGTAGTCAAATCATACAAATTCGACACTTACAATATTGATATGGTTACTGCCGGAAGAATTCTTTTTAACCTATATGATACGACTAAGGATTCAAGATACTTAACTGTATTAAAACAACTCAGAAAACAATTGCAGGAACAACCAAGAACCGCAAGTGGAGGATTTTGGCACAAAAAAGTGTATCCTAATCAAATGTGGCTCGATGGATTATATATGGGAGAACCATTCTATGCACAATATACTGTGACATACGAAAATGGAGCAAGCCTTGATGATATTGCCAAACAATTTGAATTAATTCAGCTTCATGCTACCGATAAAAAAACAGGATTGTTATATCATGGCTGGGATGAAAGCAAAGAAATGCCATGGGCAGATAAAGAAACCGGTTGTTCTCCAAATTTTTGGTCACGCTCAATAGGATGGTATATAATGGCATTAGTTGATGTGTTGGATTACTTCCCAAAAGATCATCCAAAGCGAAATGAACTAATAACTTATTTAAATAACGTTGCCAATGCCATAGCAAAAGTTCAGGACAAATCAGGACTTTGGTATCAGGTAACAGACAAAGGAGGAAGCGAAGGGAATTATTTAGAATCATCAGGTTCCTCTATGTTTGCCTATGCTTTGGCTAAAGGCGCTAACAAAGGATACCTGCCTAAAAAATTTAAAAAAATTGCCTGTAAAGCTTTCAACGGATTGACAAAAAAATTGATAAAAACAGAAGCCGATGGTGAGATTACAATCACTGAGGCTTGCGCTGTAGCAGGTCTTGGAGGGAAACCATACAGAGACGGGTCTTATTCCTATTATGTGAATGAACGGAAAAAAGATAACGACCCTAAAGCAACAGGCTCTTTTATTCTCGCTGCTTTAGAATTGAATAAATAG
- a CDS encoding T9SS type A sorting domain-containing protein, producing the protein MKKINIYLLMPLFLISVVVSGQTTTTYNLGNQSTFTNTGTQWDSVTSTTSPDGKVRTQAATTKWHSTGYGVVFQNGNSLEIDVLSGSNTIRFYGSVYSAGTMNGGSVLAGSDLGSINVDIDAHPGMADQTGYYEFNYVGGATTLYFTFSGSNAYTPAIQVTNLPVTVVLTDVWDFGATQLDTSNYNNLLNETVINSWYGATVPGTAGVNFPVSFTSGALSWVGNSGDRLRTINTNLTRFDANVASVTTHNGRVYCNGTPNLSAGVPTNRFMRMTLNEDDQVTVICRTDAAGAFNFVDENNPVLQSDLLDVTFASGSVTEAKFVAKNASTFKIYSANGKASFYRILRKPAIYTNVSGDIDLSQAAGIPGNYAVVFTNAAGKSWTAQMNMDGTYNANLPIGYSYTISLVNANGYIITNGTTLDLTAVLTSTFNHDITILQVTLYQVSGAITGLGTAISNLSLAYVANPATVYTPTPVVNAINGTYTVQLEANVSYTITANGVNDYQIDTNTITIPTSDTTSDITFTAKPVYNVTINTTGLTPTQQSNLHLTFTNLNESGYIYNFTTISGIALRDGTYSVSASGLDNYPVQLALTSNLVVNGVGTSKTLNFVPVTVWSFDDKIITTATSAYKGMLFTGNISNSISQGHLIGQPGGTIQVPVNPGEKVSVTYYYSAGFSIEGGATITTVNSTGTTSLIDITEYTYTGSTAGYVNIAVSATSYFTEIKIGGSIPYSPVITVGTDKDYQTINAALDAVSNMIRTSTDRVTIMIDPGNYEEMLVINQPLVKLKNASTTPSTALLNGGVSIDANAVRITSYYGHGYTYFSMSSDQKWHQDVLNVNTANGYASYQNVGAGTTNGSYWNATVVVGADGFEADGIIFENSFNQYISNKESQDTVLAWTVGSPGVRPTNVGNTNVQNRTMVERAAAIAIKNNIQKVILNKCRVVGRQDSFFGGTGSRVAVYKGDYMGAVDYIFGGMDVVFYQSKLSMNVSDQANDQAYITAAQQTTGRGFLMYECTITSAEPLIETASVYRAKPGYFGRPWQANTSEVVFYNTTIETSNYPGFIGNSLIVPLGWQNTLGGTSSGMYEYGTTEISGVNNTPSRASWSTSLTNPILNDGSPITTFNFTQGNDSWDPFPQLILDDSLGNNDFQPNSGVNVYAFKNTVVISNVKSNTSVAVYAMNGSLVKSFKTDTDTEFNLSKGLWIVHVKAEDGQKSVKLLTF; encoded by the coding sequence ATGAAAAAAATTAACATTTATTTATTGATGCCTTTATTTTTGATATCTGTTGTTGTTAGTGGGCAAACTACAACAACTTATAATTTAGGTAATCAATCTACATTTACAAACACAGGAACTCAATGGGATTCTGTTACGTCAACTACAAGTCCGGATGGCAAAGTAAGAACGCAAGCAGCTACAACTAAATGGCACAGTACTGGTTATGGAGTTGTTTTTCAAAATGGAAATTCTTTAGAAATAGATGTCTTAAGTGGGAGCAATACGATTCGTTTTTATGGTTCAGTCTATAGTGCCGGTACTATGAATGGAGGTTCGGTACTAGCAGGAAGTGATTTAGGTTCTATAAATGTTGATATAGACGCACATCCAGGCATGGCTGATCAAACAGGGTATTATGAATTTAATTATGTTGGTGGAGCAACTACATTGTACTTCACGTTTAGTGGAAGTAATGCGTATACACCAGCAATACAAGTCACCAATCTTCCGGTAACTGTTGTTCTTACAGATGTTTGGGATTTTGGAGCAACTCAATTAGATACTAGTAATTACAATAATTTATTAAACGAAACAGTAATCAATTCTTGGTATGGAGCAACTGTACCCGGAACAGCAGGAGTTAATTTCCCGGTTAGTTTTACTTCAGGAGCATTGTCTTGGGTTGGAAATAGTGGCGATAGATTAAGAACAATCAATACCAATCTTACTCGTTTTGATGCTAATGTTGCCAGTGTGACTACGCATAATGGAAGAGTTTATTGTAATGGTACACCTAATTTATCTGCGGGTGTTCCAACCAATAGATTTATGAGAATGACGCTTAATGAAGACGATCAAGTAACAGTGATTTGTAGAACAGATGCTGCAGGTGCTTTTAATTTTGTAGATGAAAATAATCCAGTGTTACAGTCAGATTTGTTAGATGTTACTTTTGCAAGTGGGAGTGTTACAGAGGCTAAATTTGTTGCCAAAAATGCAAGTACATTTAAAATATATTCCGCTAACGGTAAAGCAAGTTTTTACAGAATATTGAGAAAACCTGCAATTTATACTAATGTTTCTGGAGATATTGATCTTTCACAAGCGGCAGGAATTCCAGGTAATTATGCTGTTGTATTTACCAATGCTGCCGGAAAGTCTTGGACAGCTCAAATGAATATGGATGGAACTTATAATGCAAACTTGCCAATAGGTTATTCGTATACAATAAGTTTGGTTAATGCGAATGGATATATAATTACCAATGGAACTACTTTAGATTTAACTGCAGTACTAACTTCAACATTTAATCATGATATCACTATTTTGCAGGTTACGTTATATCAGGTTAGTGGCGCAATTACGGGTTTAGGGACTGCCATTTCAAACTTAAGTTTAGCTTATGTTGCTAATCCGGCAACCGTGTATACTCCAACACCGGTTGTCAACGCAATTAATGGAACTTATACGGTTCAGTTAGAAGCAAATGTTTCTTATACTATTACTGCAAATGGAGTAAATGACTATCAAATTGATACGAATACGATTACTATTCCAACTTCTGATACAACTTCTGATATTACTTTTACGGCAAAACCAGTTTATAATGTAACTATAAATACTACTGGATTAACTCCTACACAACAAAGTAATCTACACTTGACATTTACAAACTTGAACGAAAGTGGTTATATCTATAATTTTACTACTATTTCAGGAATTGCTTTACGAGACGGGACTTATTCTGTGTCAGCTTCTGGTTTAGATAATTATCCCGTTCAATTGGCACTGACTTCAAATTTAGTAGTAAATGGTGTTGGTACTTCAAAAACGTTAAATTTTGTTCCGGTTACAGTTTGGTCATTTGATGACAAGATTATCACAACTGCAACATCTGCTTATAAAGGAATGCTTTTTACAGGTAATATATCCAATTCAATTAGTCAAGGTCACTTGATTGGACAACCAGGCGGAACAATTCAGGTTCCGGTAAATCCTGGAGAAAAAGTTTCTGTGACCTATTATTATTCAGCAGGTTTTTCAATTGAAGGAGGAGCAACCATTACAACGGTAAACTCAACGGGAACGACTTCACTTATAGATATTACTGAATACACTTATACAGGATCTACCGCGGGATATGTAAACATTGCCGTTAGTGCAACTTCATATTTTACCGAAATAAAAATTGGAGGAAGTATTCCTTATAGTCCGGTAATTACGGTTGGTACTGATAAAGATTATCAAACCATTAACGCTGCTTTAGATGCTGTTTCTAATATGATACGTACAAGTACAGATAGAGTAACTATAATGATTGATCCGGGTAATTATGAAGAAATGTTAGTAATTAATCAGCCTTTAGTTAAATTAAAAAATGCTTCCACTACACCTAGTACTGCTCTTTTAAATGGAGGTGTTAGTATTGATGCCAATGCGGTTAGAATTACTTCGTATTACGGACATGGATATACCTATTTTAGTATGTCTTCGGACCAAAAATGGCACCAAGATGTATTGAATGTGAATACAGCAAATGGATATGCATCTTATCAAAATGTTGGAGCGGGAACTACTAATGGTTCTTATTGGAATGCTACTGTAGTAGTTGGTGCAGATGGTTTTGAAGCTGACGGAATTATTTTTGAAAATTCGTTTAACCAATATATTTCTAATAAAGAATCTCAAGACACCGTTTTGGCATGGACAGTTGGTAGTCCGGGAGTGAGACCTACAAATGTAGGTAATACTAATGTTCAAAACAGAACAATGGTAGAAAGAGCAGCTGCGATAGCAATAAAAAATAATATTCAAAAAGTAATTTTGAATAAGTGTAGAGTTGTTGGACGCCAAGATTCATTTTTTGGAGGAACAGGTTCAAGAGTTGCGGTATATAAAGGAGACTACATGGGTGCAGTAGATTATATTTTTGGAGGAATGGATGTAGTCTTTTATCAGTCTAAATTGAGTATGAATGTAAGTGATCAGGCTAATGACCAAGCCTATATAACAGCAGCGCAACAAACAACAGGAAGAGGTTTTTTAATGTATGAATGCACTATTACTTCGGCTGAACCATTGATAGAAACAGCTTCTGTTTACCGCGCAAAACCAGGTTATTTTGGACGTCCATGGCAAGCAAATACTAGTGAAGTTGTTTTCTACAATACTACAATTGAAACTTCAAATTATCCGGGATTCATTGGTAATTCATTGATTGTTCCTCTAGGGTGGCAAAATACTTTAGGAGGTACTTCAAGTGGAATGTATGAATATGGTACTACTGAGATTTCAGGAGTTAATAATACGCCATCAAGAGCTTCATGGTCCACTTCTTTAACCAATCCAATTTTAAATGATGGTAGCCCTATTACAACTTTTAATTTCACACAAGGAAATGATAGTTGGGATCCATTTCCGCAATTGATTTTGGATGATTCGCTGGGGAATAATGATTTTCAACCTAATTCAGGTGTTAATGTATATGCTTTTAAAAATACTGTTGTTATTTCTAATGTAAAATCGAATACAAGTGTAGCAGTTTATGCTATG
- a CDS encoding RagB/SusD family nutrient uptake outer membrane protein: MKKIVLITGIFITGLFSSCNNFDDALESQAVSSLEESTVFSNLDLTKGAVDGIKIPFGETNSYRGRFLPWYGFNTDSEWYNSSETAGDKSDLCVYDAKPNNTEMNTANNAWAMMYQGIERANLCIRGIRTYGNPAAGNEMGYLLGEALTLRAIYYADLVKAWGDVPARFEPINSQTLFAAKSSRDLIYKQLIQDLGEASDLVPWPNGNAATTNVQRINKAFVKGLRARLALVASGFQQYPDGIRRSNDPDLSVANMYALALSECTSVIQSGSAHLEPSFETFWRKYNQENTAAGGESLWELPFGAGRGRMLFTFAVNHTSIDQFQANGSNRGGVAGPLPHVFYDYDVADSRRNVTCVPYRYGTASNTVLTNGFPTAKQTLVGLNRWYFGKYRYEWMTRRVISTNDDGVNKIYMRYAEVLLMAAEAANELQGPAAAAPYLKEIRRRAFDPSLHAVKVDAYVDALASKEAMLNAIIEENKFEFTGEMERKQALIRWNLLGTKLTEAKAKMVQLQQRTGNYADVATTLYFKYDTDNVSLIVYGLNHGETTNPGAAYTAFSWNNLTDAKINGLVKAGADPDNRQFWPIWQVFLDGSNGLLVNDYGY, encoded by the coding sequence ATGAAAAAAATAGTATTAATTACCGGAATCTTTATAACAGGACTCTTTTCTTCCTGTAATAATTTTGATGATGCCCTTGAATCTCAAGCAGTATCAAGTTTGGAGGAGTCAACTGTTTTTTCAAACTTGGATTTGACTAAAGGGGCTGTAGATGGAATTAAAATACCATTCGGTGAGACCAATTCATATAGAGGGCGTTTTCTTCCTTGGTATGGTTTTAATACCGATTCAGAATGGTATAACTCTTCAGAAACAGCTGGAGATAAATCAGATCTTTGTGTTTACGATGCTAAGCCAAATAACACAGAAATGAATACGGCTAATAATGCTTGGGCAATGATGTATCAGGGAATTGAGCGTGCCAATCTTTGTATTAGAGGTATCCGTACTTATGGTAACCCTGCTGCAGGAAATGAAATGGGTTATTTACTTGGAGAAGCATTGACTTTAAGAGCTATTTATTATGCTGATTTAGTAAAAGCCTGGGGAGATGTACCGGCTCGTTTTGAACCTATTAATTCTCAAACTTTATTTGCAGCAAAATCAAGTAGAGACCTAATTTACAAACAATTAATTCAAGATCTTGGTGAAGCTTCAGATTTAGTGCCATGGCCTAACGGAAATGCTGCAACTACAAACGTACAAAGAATTAATAAGGCTTTTGTTAAAGGACTGCGCGCCAGATTGGCATTAGTTGCCAGTGGATTCCAACAATATCCTGATGGAATAAGAAGAAGCAATGATCCGGATCTTTCTGTTGCTAACATGTATGCTTTGGCATTAAGTGAGTGTACTTCAGTTATTCAAAGTGGTTCAGCACATTTAGAGCCGTCTTTTGAAACATTCTGGAGAAAATACAATCAGGAAAATACCGCTGCTGGTGGAGAGTCACTATGGGAATTGCCTTTTGGTGCCGGTAGAGGAAGAATGCTTTTCACTTTTGCTGTAAATCACACAAGTATCGATCAGTTTCAGGCCAATGGATCTAATAGAGGAGGAGTTGCCGGGCCACTTCCACATGTATTTTATGATTATGATGTTGCTGATAGCCGCAGAAATGTTACCTGTGTTCCTTACAGATATGGAACAGCAAGTAATACTGTCTTAACAAATGGTTTCCCTACAGCAAAACAAACATTAGTAGGTTTAAACAGATGGTATTTCGGGAAATATCGTTACGAATGGATGACCAGAAGGGTAATATCAACTAATGATGATGGCGTAAATAAAATCTACATGCGTTATGCCGAAGTACTTTTGATGGCTGCAGAAGCAGCTAATGAACTACAAGGACCTGCTGCTGCAGCACCATATTTAAAAGAAATTCGTAGAAGAGCTTTTGACCCATCACTTCACGCCGTAAAAGTTGATGCTTATGTTGATGCCTTAGCTAGTAAAGAGGCTATGCTTAATGCAATCATTGAAGAGAATAAGTTTGAGTTTACCGGTGAAATGGAGCGTAAGCAAGCGCTTATTCGTTGGAATTTATTGGGAACAAAATTAACTGAAGCCAAAGCAAAAATGGTTCAGTTGCAACAGCGTACAGGGAATTATGCCGATGTAGCGACTACCTTATATTTTAAATACGATACGGATAATGTGTCATTAATCGTTTATGGATTAAATCATGGTGAGACTACTAATCCGGGAGCAGCATACACCGCTTTCAGTTGGAATAATTTGACAGATGCCAAGATAAATGGTTTAGTTAAAGCAGGAGCAGATCCTGATAACAGACAGTTCTGGCCGATATGGCAAGTATTCCTTGATGGTAGTAATGGTTTACTAGTAAATGATTACGGCTATTAG